From the Onychostoma macrolepis isolate SWU-2019 chromosome 13, ASM1243209v1, whole genome shotgun sequence genome, the window atatgtgaccctggaccacaaaaccagtcttaagtcactggggtatatttgtagcaatagccaaaaatatgggtcaaaattatccttttttttttatggcaaaaatcattaggatattaagtaaagattatgttccatgtatatattttgtaaatttcctactgtaaatatattaaaacttaatttttgattagtaatatgcattactaagaacttcatttggacaactttaaaggcaactttctcaatatttagatttttttgcaccctcagattccagattttcatataGTTGTTCATATCTCGGCTGAATATTGTCCGATACTAACAAACAatatatcaatggaaagcttatttattcagctttcatgtgatgtataaatctcaatttcgaaaaattgacccttatgactggttttgtggtccagggtcacatatttgagagaaataggccttttgtgtacatataaaaagtcttagatctttgagttcagctcatgaaaaatgggggcaaaaacaaaaatgttgcgtttataattttgttcagtgtattttagagtagtcaatgtttaacttgtatagcagtacagatttactgtcctctgaaaataactcaacatacagccattattgtcaaaaaagctggcaacaaaagtgagtacaccctacgtgaaaacagctatatgtcgtttaaccatgcaaagccacgtcctgttcatcatgttcatgtttttgtctgcttgacaggaccatacaaatttttgtatcttgttttagagcagttaaaatttggtgctttgagtacaattctctcatactgaccactggatgttcagcATGGCACCTCACAACACAGTCTCACTCCCAACTTGTCATATATTGACGCTCATTGATTTTTCAATGCACATGGTTctccattgttttcagttgtttgtcttaatttaatggttttcatgcatttttattaaatataaataatttaatataaatttatactttcattggagcacgtaaccccacccctaccaaAACCTACCAACAGCACTTGAAAACCAAACCTCTACTTTAACACACTTGACCGAGAAAAAGTACAGGGGAAGAGTTTAGGTTGTATTAAAAGTCGGGGGGACACCTCCCCTGCGTATTGCACACCAGGCTACAGGGAGCACCGCAGAGGGATGAAAGAGCCGACCCCTGACCTATAGTGAAAGAAACAGGTCGTTCTTCCACGATATCAAGAATAGAAGATAGTGTAGAGTTGTAACAGTCCACAGAATCAGAGCAACTGGGAATCAATATTCTTGATATTCCTAAAAGTTATGACATGCTCTTTGGTAGACTTTAGAAAAGCAGAGGTTGAAAATTCATAGGTCAATAATTTATGATCACTAAAATATAGTTCATCATTTCTAAGTTGATTAATGTCGAAACCCATAGTACAAACTAAATCCAGTGTGTGGCCAGATTTATGAGTAGGAAAATCAACATGCtgaatgaaattaaaacaatcCAATACATCCATAAAGTTAGAACAATCAGAATTATCAATGTATATTTATGTCCCCTATGAGCAGCATATCTGAACAATTCAAACTCAGCAATGTCAACAATTCAGCAAGTTCAGAAAAAACCCTGAATGAACCTTGTGAGGACGATAAATAAGGTTGAGAAGTACAGGAATATTGTCATTAATTTTCATCATCAGGCACTCAGATGCAGACATAACAGGTGTGGTGATTACAGAAACAGGCAGATCAGATTTACATAAAATTGCAAGACACCCCAAAtagtttcaaaatacatttcattaatgtaattaatttgactatttttatgtttacatttgttaaaatatgctttgaaatgagcagcagaaaatataacaaaaataactgaaTCAGCTAAATTAATTGAGCAGCTCATTATCATTTTTTCTAACGTGACAAATACGTCACATTAAATTCCACCGACTGTTTTAAGGTTAACAGCCCGATGTGACATACGTCACCACAATATCATCGTAActtgttttatatcaatttgttcaagaaatgtattaaaatcaggTTAAGTGTGATCTAGgatatgttattaaaacattataattgttGCATGgattatttgtgttttgtaacaaaaacaagtgttttaaaaaattgctGACACTAACATGTGCTAACCAGACAGGACACTATTttggaaatgttgccatggcaacaaaaGATGCACACAGTGTCACATGACTGAATCTGGATGTTCATTACGTGTCTCTTAGGGACTTCCTGAGCTGAAAGTAagggataatgctttaaaaagaccTTTCCAGATAATCAGCAGTGTTTTTGACACCCGCGTCACCGTTGAAGGAATTCAGTTCCATCCTGCTATAGCTTcctaattctttttttaatttataggcAACTTGTATTCTGATAACTTTGCAAGGTCTTTTGGCACATTGATGCCCAGTTTGCCAGGCCATTTTCTTTCAGTCTCTTCTGGTGGACTATATAGTTATATAAAAGCAACTGGGTTTTAcctgtattcattttatatccTGATAGTTTGCATCAGTATAGGTAAAGAATAAGTAGTTTGCTCTAGGTAGATCAAAATATCATCCGCATAAACTAACTTCACAACGCTCAAGAAAACATcctggggcctgtttcataaaacacgTTTACCAAATAAaccaggtttatttcagttagtctgacttattgtcaattgatttggttcaaaataagtcagactaactgaaataagcttGGCTTGTTtgataaacttgttttatgaaacagccccATGGAGAGTTATTTTGTGCCTCTGCACAACTCTTCTGGAGGGGATGAAGACACTTAGGAGCGAGCGGAGCGGAGCCGTGGCTGTTCTGTAGGCGAGCAACAATGACTTGAACTTGATGGAAGCCAGTGCAGAGAGATGAGAAGCGTCACTGAAAACAAGACGTGCCGCTGCACTCTGAATCATCTGCAGAGGCCTGACTGCACATAATGAaggtccagccagaagagcattgcaatagtccagcctagaaatgacaagagCCTGGACGAGAAGCTGTGTTGCACACTGTTaggaagggcctgatcttcctgATGTTGCGTAGTGTGAACCTGCATAATCGTGTTGTTTTTGCAATATGATCTTTAAAGTTCAGCTGATCATCAAGGAAGCTGTCTACAGGTCTGTGTGTATGCAGGCAGTTAAGCTTCACTATTGCACATTCATTTACAGTATGTGcatttacagtgtacttatgcAAGAGGATCTTTTGGCAGTGAAAGTTTCATGGGGCTCCTTCAGCATCAGGCATGAACGTGTACATGAGAGAAATAAGAAACCACAGTCCTCGAGGAGTCCGTCAGGAGCTCTGATATAGAGCCGGAGGAAAAAACTAAACCGCATTTCTCTGAGACTTCGTTTTAGAAAGTCAAGTTTCTTACCCAGATTTTTAAGAAAAGCAGCAACTGGCAGACTGGTCTGAAATCAGCATTTTAATGTTCGTTTTAGGATAAACAAAAAAGTCCAGTTTCAagattaaccaaaaaaaaaaaccctaaagaATCTTATATAACGAAAAACTACatcttttttaactttattctatcaaaatattttaactcAGTAAGCACCAACATTATTTTCTGTATCAGAATACAGTCACAAACtcatgaagaaaaacaaatgcaatcATAAGATGATGTAAATCATCAGGTAAATACTTGTAGAGCAGTAATTGTGTCATTATGATATTTCCGCGTCACCACTCCGCCTCCCCCACAGCCTTCGAGAAAACATAGTCTTTCCCTCCGTAACACATGACTCCATCTTTCAAGTAAAACTTCCAGCGGTTTTTGCTACGGTGAatctgtaaaacaaacaaacacaaaaataaataaatcattgaaaAAATGTCTCTTATATGTTATGCTCAGCCACCCCAGAAGACTTTCTCTCATAGTATCTTTTCTTATCAGCTTCAATCTTTCAGTGTCACAGGACAGCAAGAGTGAACAAAACCTCTGAAACGATTACATTAGACATGACACGTCAGTAAGCTGAACTGTATCTTAacaccttctgatgttcattcatctTTATTTCACACTGTAACTTGTATTAAAGTGGAGGAGACTCGCGCTGTCGCTTGAACTGAGGtgaatacagcgatctgtcatgccacatTTAAGAGCATTAAAACGGCATTTATTATCATCGACTTGCGTAACAAAAGACAAAGCTCTTTGCTATTATTGGCTGATAGTCCAGATAGTGTTAAATAACACTAATTAATGGCCATGCATCTTTTTCGCATGATAGTTTCAAATGATATAAAACTAGAATGTCAGCATGGTGTTAAAATGTTAAGATATTTTGCCCTtgaatatattgtttttgtacTGAATGTTTATACGGTCACCATACTGTACATttacaagtcaagtcacctttatttatacagcgcttttaacaatacagatcgtgtcaaagcacttaacagtatcaaattagaggatagagtgtcagtaatgtatgatggtaagattaaacactgttaaaggcatttcattattgaattcagagatgtcattgtgcagctcagtttagtttaaatagtatctgtgcaatcaaatcgacattttaatttataatttaatgtatttgttatatttgtgttttattcattatttgaagtttttcatttataggatttattcatttgcatttgtaatgtatagcttaatgcatttattgtttatttacacattgtttattttaatttgtttgcaCACTTGAATTAGCAGTAActtaaatgaacaaaacattAAGGCAGCGGCTGTTTACACAGTGATTCTATTTACACTTAAAATAACAGGATTCTCTGCTACTTATACTAATttcaaatagtggcaattatctcaATACTGTAGAACAtcataaaacagtatgcaataataacatattgagAACTAATGTTTGACAAACGTCTTATAGTGTTGAGCAGCCCAATCACACGTcagtgggcggagttagtgtaaatagcctctgccaacaaggcggcCTATTTGTACTCAGTGTAGTACAATAGACACTCCGAAACATTACActtcagtattttaaaatattagtttaaaattattatatgttaaaatattagtatgttttggcaataaaatgttttaataaatgtctTCAGCTTTGGTAACTCTATAATGGATTCAGCTGGCCTTTTCCCCAAACCATTCATTGAATATTTAACAAAGGCGCATTTCTAAAAACTATAAACAGAATACAGTTCTCTTGGTATCTTCTGAAAACTCCAGGTGGCTGTAAGTAAGATGTAGGCCAACTGTAAGAGGTCTTAAAGACTGAAAAGACCCGTCCTGTGAGATGACCAACCGTTATCCTTTAAAGATGTCAAGGCTGCAGGTctatgattattaaaattaatactaACATCAGGGTTTTTTTAGTAACTGGAATAAGACGTTCCACATTTTCACGTGGAACACTATCAGTGGCTGCTGCTTTATTAGTCTTCATCTGTTTATCTGCAGTCAAACCTCATCAACACTAATGCCAACAGATGTGAGGATGCTCTCATGAGAAAGATTCATCAATCCAGACAAAGAAATCATTTCCCTCATTCATCCCAGCCCCATAAACAAGTCAGTTTCTCAGTGTGACGTTATGTATCTATGCACCCATAAGAGCAAGGTCCTTGCAAACAGAGTCAGACatttgtgtgtgcgttttttcatattcgtcatcCTAAAAATGAGTCACGCACAGAAACCTTGCACACTGATGCGAGTCTGCTGCCAATTAATTATTCCATTGCGAAAAGAttcacaaaacaatacaaaatggaGTCATCAAGCAGtgaggatgattttgttgtccTCTCGCTTCttcaaaagagaaagaaaaaaaaaaaagagaggagGAAATATTGGGTCCATTCAGTCCTGAGATACAGAGAGGAGAGTTCAGCGGGAGTATCACGGGCGATTCCTTCAGATGTCAGTAAACTGATGCTTTGCTAGTGATACTGGAGCCACATGTTAAAAAGACCACCACCAATTTCTGTAAACGCAGTGTTCAAAGAtctttacagtgctttgtgcTGCGAGACAAAGTGGATCAACTTGTCAGATGCCATTCTGGATTTTGTCATCGCTTGTACGAAAAACGCAGAAAATCTAACCTGATCCAAAACttttttatgacggacaaacgttcggaggcagtgtgtaaacgtgactGATATAACgcgaggtcgtatttatttttaaacatgcaaaaatgtaatactccgtgtgcaatgaccttaaagACTGGCTCTGAAGACACCAGCTTACTCTGATTTCATTTTGCTTGTATTAACAGTGGTTTAATCTAACAGCGTTCGTCTTTATCAGAGTATCCTACAGACTGATCTCTTTCACCTCCTTCACCTTGTCATACTGGCACACGATGACGTTCTCCGTGTCAAAGATCTCTGGGATGTCCTGTTCGCTCACGTCATCTCCAGAGTTCAGCGGATCCTGAAACAGACGCACTCATTAAACTGCATCAGATCTGATGCGTGTCAGTACAACGGATCCGTGCTTTCTGTCTTAAAGCTGCTGTCTTCatcaaataacaaaagaaagaaaaataactcGCTGCTACTATTAGCTTTTCCTGTTATATCGAAATTGAAATTTGAAAGAAACTTCAAAAATTGTGATATCGTAACAACcttattttaagcaaaaaaataacatgcatatgAGCTGCATAATAGAACATATATATGAGCTGCATGCAGCTTACATTTCTAACAAAGAAAAGCACAACGACTGAGAGACCGCTTCCGTGTGAGGCTGTAAGTGCGGTCATCACCTCTTCCTCCTCCAGCTCCTCCTCCTCAGCAGCATTGATCATTCCCAGGAACTCATTCTCTCCAACGAGCCCcagatcatcatcatcatcatcttcctccGTGTCCGAGCTGCTGTCGGCGACTCCGTCCAGCTGTGTGATGTCCAGCAGCTGGTTGAAGTTGAAGTCCGTCTCAAGCTGAGGAAACATCATCAGATTCTGTGTTTATGACCACAGTCTCTCCGCTGCAGCACTCATTCATCAGAACTACAAGGCTGTGGGAGGACAGTTTTGTTTCAGgtgaactgaaatgaaaaatctCTTATTTACTCGCACTCAGGTCATCTCGAAGTAACCCACATGACTTTCTCTTCTCGGCTCTCAAATCTCACTCACAGACTTCATTACAATCTGATTTACATCCACATTCTTCAATGGGTTTCGCAAACACTTTCAAACAATGGGCAAATAATTCTCTTTAACTATTGCTGTTTTAtgaggatttatttttttattccagaatcactataattcatatttacttgctttgttttattctttgcaTAGAAACGAGGTAGAGCGAAGTTACCAATTTTATTCCAGCAGAGAGCAAAATGCATTTGTTGTTATCTGTGAGTATTACTTGATATCACTTCcctttcagaatcagaatcagacaGAGCTTTATTGCCGAGTGTGTTTATACACAAGAGACTGGTCTCGGTGCCAGGAGCTGCCAGaacacactgccattcaaaagtctgggatGAGTAcgattttgtgttttttaaagaagttttttATGCTCAAATTCTGCAattattagtttaaaaatacagaaaaaaaaaaaaaaaaagttattttgtgaaatattgcaaaaagttttctattttaataaactgtaatgtatttctgtgacgcagctgtgttttcagcatcattactccagtcttcagtgtcacatgatcttcagaaatcattctaatatgctgatttatcatcaatattggaaacatacttcatattttttgggatgcgtgatatttttttcaggattctttgatgaataaaaaaaaaaaaaaaaaagttaaaaagaagagtatttatttaaaatataaatattttctaacaatatacactactgttcaaagttttttttttttatcattttattttttttagaaattaccacttattcagcaaggatgtgttattaaatggataaaaagtgatagtaaaaacttacattgttagaaaagatttctattttgaaaaaaaacacagttctttttaactttttattcaaagaatcaGAAAAGTATCATgttctaaaaaatattaagcggcacaactgtgttcaacattgatgataaatcagcatattagaatgatttctgaagatcatgtgacactgaagactggagtaatgatgctgaaaatacagctgcgcatcacagaaataaatgacagtttaaagtacattaaaataggaaaccaatattagaaattgcaattatatttctcatttaatatttttttctttgcatttttgatcaaataaatacagtcttgatgagcagaagagactcctttaaaaacattcaaatctaAGAGATCCCAAACTTGAGCGGCAGTGTACATATAATTTAAGGAAATTaaataacactaataataaacagaatagacaatgaataaaaaacaacaactacatagcaatagaaatatatagaaaaaaatatatatcaacaGACAATTCTAAAAGCACAAATGAGCTATTTAGAGCTGAAAGGATTAGAGAAGTCCTGAGATGTGTTGTGTGTCTGCGGTCACTGGAGCACCGCGCTCATATTCACAGGTGTTTGTGGAGTCGTCCTGTGCTTTACCTTGATGTCAGGAGTCGTCTGCAGGTCTGGAAGGGCATCGTCAGCGGCCGTGTCCTGCTCTCTGCGCAGCGCCTGAGCCGGCGGAGTGAAGGGTGAGGCGGCGCTCGGGTCGACCGGCTGCGGGCTGAACTCAATGCCGTCCAGTGTGAACTCTGTCTGAGAGTCAGAGGCGGCCGGCGAGGGTCCGTCAGCGCTCTGGAGGGTCGGCGGCGTCTCACACACGGAGGCTGCTGGAGCCGGATCGGGCCGCTGGGTCAGAGCGCTGCTGCGGGCCACAGCCGCGGGGTGAGACAGCACATGCTGCGCTCCTCGAGTCACCATCACAGGAACGTTCACCTTATAGAAGTGCCCTGAGGAAACCATTTCAGATCGCTTACATCAGCACACGGTTAGTGGACTCTTCAACCCCATCTCAGTCTGTTTACAGCGGCCCGTCACAGAGGCACAGCTATGATCCTCCAACAAGACGAATATGTGCCTTTGTTTATTTGCtcagtgtaataaaataaatcaaatcacttCATTTTGTTTATCATAATTCTCCATgctttacattttgaaaattgcTGGTTTAGAGGTGGACAGTAGTGATGTTTTACTCTGCTTTAAAAGtactttatcagtgtttttcttcagaaaacttttacttcacaacattccaaagtataatattgtactttttactgcactaaGTATTAAGTTACATTTAATATGAAACTTAATTACAtaagaacattaaaaagtaCTAGATTTCTAaagtattaaaggtaaaaaataaaaaaataaaacgtatGAAATGTAGTGCAATTAAAAATTACgacattatgctttggaatgtagtgaagtaaacgtTTTCCCAAGAAACACACTCTTTTAATTTGACTGAAGTCGAGTAGAAATACTTCACTAGTGTCCAGCCCTGTTTGGAGCCGCTGAGCTCATGAGTGTAATTCAGACATCGTTAAACACTGCTTTGGTCTTCAGTCTGCAGGACGTGAATGATCAGACCATAATAACTGAGACAGAGAAACGTCATGCAGAGCACGCACTTTAACATTCATCTGAACCTATTTTTAGGATTACTGCATGTCATTTTTACGAAGTCATGTATCACTCTGCAAgctaaaatcattttaactcaGATTAATGTTTCAAGTTCACTGTGCCTGAAAATAcccaactcaatcccagcagctgagtccttagccatcttcaagaatcggataaaaacacatctcttccatctttatttgtctgcgtgtgtgagtgtctgtgtctgagtgtgagtgtgagtgtgagtgtgagtgtgtgtgtgagtgtgtgtgtgagtgtgtgtgtgagtgtgtgtgtgagtgtgtgtgtgtgagtgtgtgagtgagtgtgagagtgtgagtgtgtgagagtgtgtgtgagtgtgtgtgagagtgtgtgtgagagtgtgtgtgagagtgtgagtgagagtgtgagtgtgtctgtgtctgagtctgtgtgtgtgtgtgagagtgtgagagtgtgagagtgtgtgagtgtgtgagtgagtgtgagtgtgtgtgagagtgtgagagtgtgtgagagtgtgtgagtgtgtgtgtgtgtgtgagtgtgtgagtgtgtgagtgagtgagtgtgagtgagagtgtgagtttgtctgtgtctgagtgtgtgtgagtgagtgagagtgtcagtgagagtgagagtgagagtgagagtgagagtgagagtgagtctgtgtctgtgtctgtgtctgtgtctgtgtctgtgtctgtgtctgagtgtgtgtgagagtgtgtgtctgtgtgtgtgtgtgagtgtgtgtgtgagtgtgtctgtgtgtgtgtgtgtgtgtgtgtgtgtgagtgtgagtgtgagtgtgagtgtgagtctGAGTGTGTGAgtctgagtgtgtgagtgtgtctgtgtctgtgtctgtgtctgtgtctgtgtctgtgtctgtgtctgagtgtgtgtgagagtgtgagagtgtgagtgtgtctgtgtctgtgtctgtgtctgtgtctgtgtctgtgtctgtgtctgtgtctgtgtgtgagtgtgtctgtgagtgtgagtgtgtctgtgagtgtgagtgtgttgtgagtgtgagtgtgttgtgagtgtgagtgtgtctgtgagtgtgagtgtgtctgtgagtgtgagtgtgtctgtgagtgtgagtgtgtctgtgagtgtgagtgtgtctgtgtgtgtgagtgagtgtgtctgtgtgtgtgagtgagtgtgtctgtgtgagtgagtgtgtctgtgtgtgtgagtgagtgtgtctgtgtgtgtgagtgagtgtgtctgtgtgtgtgagtgagtgtgtctgtgtgtgtgagtgagtgtgtctgtgtgtgtgagtgagtgtgtctgtgtgtgtgagtgagtgtgtctgtgtgtgtgtgtgtctgtgtgtgagtgtgtctgtgtg encodes:
- the gtf2a1l gene encoding TFIIA-alpha and beta-like factor isoform X5 is translated as MLSNANSLPKLYLSVIEDVIESIRELFSDEGVEERVLDNLRQLWESKVVQSKAVEGFIKGNNPSNFVLQLPANYSQSLHKPTVVIPAAQNMPSFSSKATPHVFQSSCGSVATFSLPAGITYPVQIPAGVTLQTASGHFYKVNVPVMVTRGAQHVLSHPAAVARSSALTQRPDPAPAASVCETPPTLQSADGPSPAASDSQTEFTLDGIEFSPQPVDPSAASPFTPPAQALRREQDTAADDALPDLQTTPDIKLETDFNFNQLLDITQLDGVADSSSDTEEDDDDDDLGLVGENEFLGMINAAEEEELEEEEDPLNSGDDVSEQDIPEIFDTENVIVCQYDKIHRSKNRWKFYLKDGVMCYGGKDYVFSKAVGEAEW
- the gtf2a1l gene encoding TFIIA-alpha and beta-like factor isoform X3 — encoded protein: MLSNANSLPKLYLSVIEDVIESIRELFSDEGVEERVLDNLRQLWESKVVQSKAVEGFIKGNNPSNFVLQLPANYSQSLHKPTVVIPAAQNMPSFSSKASSCGSVATFSLPAGITYPVQIPAGVTLQTASGHFYKVNVPVMVTRGAQHVLSHPAAVARSSALTQRPDPAPAASVCETPPTLQSADGPSPAASDSQTEFTLDGIEFSPQPVDPSAASPFTPPAQALRREQDTAADDALPDLQTTPDIKLETDFNFNQLLDITQLDGVADSSSDTEEDDDDDDLGLVGENEFLGMINAAEEEELEEEEVMTALTASHGSGLSVVVLFFVRNDPLNSGDDVSEQDIPEIFDTENVIVCQYDKVKEIHRSKNRWKFYLKDGVMCYGGKDYVFSKAVGEAEW
- the gtf2a1l gene encoding TFIIA-alpha and beta-like factor isoform X1 produces the protein MLSNANSLPKLYLSVIEDVIESIRELFSDEGVEERVLDNLRQLWESKVVQSKAVEGFIKGNNPSNFVLQLPANYSQSLHKPTVVIPAAQNMPSFSSKATPHVFQSSCGSVATFSLPAGITYPVQIPAGVTLQTASGHFYKVNVPVMVTRGAQHVLSHPAAVARSSALTQRPDPAPAASVCETPPTLQSADGPSPAASDSQTEFTLDGIEFSPQPVDPSAASPFTPPAQALRREQDTAADDALPDLQTTPDIKLETDFNFNQLLDITQLDGVADSSSDTEEDDDDDDLGLVGENEFLGMINAAEEEELEEEEVMTALTASHGSGLSVVVLFFVRNDPLNSGDDVSEQDIPEIFDTENVIVCQYDKVKEIHRSKNRWKFYLKDGVMCYGGKDYVFSKAVGEAEW
- the gtf2a1l gene encoding TFIIA-alpha and beta-like factor isoform X6, yielding MLSNANSLPKLYLSVIEDVIESIRELFSDEGVEERVLDNLRQLWESKVVQSKAVEGFIKGNNPSNFVLQLPANYSQSLHKPTVVIPAAQNMPSFSSKASSCGSVATFSLPAGITYPVQIPAGVTLQTASGHFYKVNVPVMVTRGAQHVLSHPAAVARSSALTQRPDPAPAASVCETPPTLQSADGPSPAASDSQTEFTLDGIEFSPQPVDPSAASPFTPPAQALRREQDTAADDALPDLQTTPDIKLETDFNFNQLLDITQLDGVADSSSDTEEDDDDDDLGLVGENEFLGMINAAEEEELEEEEVMTALTASHGSGLSVVVLFFVRNDPLNSGDDVSEQDIPEIFDTENVIVCQYDKIHRSKNRWKFYLKDGVMCYGGKDYVFSKAVGEAEW
- the gtf2a1l gene encoding TFIIA-alpha and beta-like factor isoform X2; the protein is MLSNANSLPKLYLSVIEDVIESIRELFSDEGVEERVLDNLRQLWESKVVQSKAVEGFIKGNNPSNFVLQLPANYSQSLHKPTVVIPAAQNMPSFSSKATPHVFQSSCGSVATFSLPAGITYPVQIPAGVTLQTASGHFYKVNVPVMVTRGAQHVLSHPAAVARSSALTQRPDPAPAASVCETPPTLQSADGPSPAASDSQTEFTLDGIEFSPQPVDPSAASPFTPPAQALRREQDTAADDALPDLQTTPDIKLETDFNFNQLLDITQLDGVADSSSDTEEDDDDDDLGLVGENEFLGMINAAEEEELEEEEVMTALTASHGSGLSVVVLFFVRNDPLNSGDDVSEQDIPEIFDTENVIVCQYDKIHRSKNRWKFYLKDGVMCYGGKDYVFSKAVGEAEW
- the gtf2a1l gene encoding TFIIA-alpha and beta-like factor isoform X4 yields the protein MLSNANSLPKLYLSVIEDVIESIRELFSDEGVEERVLDNLRQLWESKVVQSKAVEGFIKGNNPSNFVLQLPANYSQSLHKPTVVIPAAQNMPSFSSKATPHVFQSSCGSVATFSLPAGITYPVQIPAGVTLQTASGHFYKVNVPVMVTRGAQHVLSHPAAVARSSALTQRPDPAPAASVCETPPTLQSADGPSPAASDSQTEFTLDGIEFSPQPVDPSAASPFTPPAQALRREQDTAADDALPDLQTTPDIKLETDFNFNQLLDITQLDGVADSSSDTEEDDDDDDLGLVGENEFLGMINAAEEEELEEEEDPLNSGDDVSEQDIPEIFDTENVIVCQYDKVKEIHRSKNRWKFYLKDGVMCYGGKDYVFSKAVGEAEW